From Acidobacteriota bacterium, one genomic window encodes:
- a CDS encoding DUF819 family protein, translated as MSFDTVYVLAVLCLLVAASEWLVRRTALRHVGSALLVILLTAVVANLGGLPTTSTPENPVPVYGFIFSVVAPLSILWLLLAVNLRDLLRAGGPIIALFLIGSLGTVAGVLAGMVVIQGPSSIGELYAALGGMFVGTYTGGSVNFNALALHYEVMREGVLFGGAVVVDNIVTAAWMMATLALPRVLLPLWKKRGVEMAEEAGQGEVLLGIEDDTEDLHPLDLGLILALGLGGLWVSDWLAALLAGVGWPVPSILILTALALGLAQIPAVARLKGARSLGMFAVYLFLAVIGAFCDLGALAEIGELGGTLLLFAATVAVVHGAITFGAAWLLDIDLGVAAVASQANIGGATSALALARSLGRNDLVLPGVLVGSLGLALGTFLGFWTAQTLLPGLF; from the coding sequence GTGAGCTTCGACACGGTGTATGTGCTGGCGGTGTTGTGTTTGTTGGTGGCGGCGTCGGAGTGGTTGGTGCGGCGGACGGCGTTGCGGCATGTGGGGTCAGCGCTGTTGGTAATCCTGTTGACGGCGGTGGTGGCGAATCTCGGGGGGTTGCCGACCACCTCGACGCCGGAGAACCCGGTGCCGGTGTACGGCTTTATCTTTTCGGTGGTGGCGCCGCTGTCGATTTTGTGGCTGCTGCTGGCGGTCAATCTGCGGGATTTGTTGCGCGCCGGCGGGCCGATCATCGCGCTCTTCCTCATCGGGTCGTTGGGCACCGTGGCGGGGGTGCTGGCGGGGATGGTGGTGATCCAGGGGCCGAGCTCCATCGGGGAGCTCTACGCTGCCCTGGGGGGCATGTTCGTGGGCACGTACACCGGCGGCAGCGTCAATTTCAACGCGCTGGCCTTGCACTACGAAGTGATGCGCGAGGGGGTGCTCTTCGGCGGGGCGGTGGTGGTGGACAACATCGTCACGGCGGCGTGGATGATGGCGACGCTGGCGTTGCCGCGGGTTCTGCTACCGCTGTGGAAGAAGCGCGGGGTGGAGATGGCGGAAGAGGCAGGCCAGGGGGAGGTGCTGCTGGGCATCGAGGACGACACGGAGGATCTCCACCCGCTGGATCTGGGGCTGATCCTGGCGTTGGGGCTGGGCGGGCTGTGGGTGTCGGATTGGCTGGCGGCGCTCCTCGCCGGGGTAGGCTGGCCCGTTCCTTCGATCTTGATCCTCACCGCCCTGGCTCTGGGACTGGCGCAGATCCCCGCGGTGGCGCGGCTCAAGGGGGCGCGGTCGCTGGGGATGTTTGCGGTCTATCTTTTCCTGGCGGTGATTGGCGCCTTCTGCGACCTGGGAGCGCTGGCGGAGATCGGCGAGCTGGGGGGCACGCTACTGCTCTTCGCCGCCACGGTGGCGGTGGTCCACGGCGCCATCACCTTCGGTGCCGCGTGGCTGCTGGACATCGATCTGGGGGTGGCGGCGGTGGCGTCCCAGGCGAATATCGGCGGCGCAACGTCGGCGCTGGCCCTGGCGCGGAGCCTGGGCCGCAACGACCTGGTGCTGCCGGGGGTGCTGGTGGGCTCCCTGGGGCTGGCGCTGGGGACGTTCTTGGGTTTCTGGACCGCGCAGACGCTGCTGCCCGGTCTCTTCTAG